A genomic stretch from Candidatus Limnocylindria bacterium includes:
- a CDS encoding alpha/beta fold hydrolase has protein sequence MPPPVQYAKSGELFIAYQVTGDGPVDLIWAPGATSHLELAWENPYIGRFIERLSSFCRLIRFDKRGTGLSDRPATAATLEQRTDDIRAILDSAGSESAHLFGVSEGGSMAMLFAATHPRRTRSMTLWGALPRWTRAPDYPWGPTPEERERAIEESQARGPQPFVLDDPLKRWFGKVHEDPAFVAAFARSRESSASPAMRIALSRMNARIDVRAVLPAIQAPTLVMNRTDDPDAWVDAARYAATLIPGARFREFPGYGHLFWDIWEDVAAELERFITGAQVATASDRVLATILFIDIVGSTERVAAVGDAVWRNLLERYYALARRELVAFAGVEVDTAGDGLLARFDGPARAIRCARAIQRAAGELGLELRAGVHTGEVELAGTAIRGIAVHTASRIASLAGPGEVYTSSTVRDLVAGSGINFTDRGVHTLKGIPEPRQVLTVA, from the coding sequence GTGCCGCCACCCGTCCAATATGCGAAGAGCGGCGAGCTCTTCATCGCTTATCAGGTCACTGGCGACGGCCCGGTCGACCTGATCTGGGCGCCTGGCGCGACGTCGCACCTCGAGCTCGCGTGGGAGAACCCCTACATCGGGCGATTCATCGAGCGGCTATCGAGCTTCTGCCGGCTCATCCGCTTTGACAAGCGCGGCACGGGACTATCAGACCGTCCGGCGACGGCGGCCACGCTCGAGCAGCGCACCGATGACATCCGCGCGATCCTTGACAGCGCCGGCAGCGAGAGCGCGCATCTCTTCGGCGTGTCAGAAGGCGGCTCGATGGCGATGCTCTTCGCGGCCACCCATCCGCGCCGCACCCGCTCGATGACCCTGTGGGGCGCGCTGCCGCGGTGGACGCGGGCGCCGGACTATCCATGGGGACCGACGCCCGAAGAGAGGGAGAGGGCGATCGAGGAGTCGCAGGCGAGGGGACCGCAGCCCTTCGTGCTCGATGATCCGTTGAAGCGGTGGTTCGGGAAGGTCCACGAAGATCCCGCCTTCGTGGCCGCGTTCGCGAGGAGCCGCGAGTCGAGCGCCTCGCCCGCGATGCGCATTGCGCTGAGCCGCATGAACGCCCGGATCGACGTGCGCGCGGTCCTCCCGGCGATCCAGGCGCCGACTCTGGTCATGAACCGCACGGACGATCCGGACGCGTGGGTCGATGCTGCTCGATACGCCGCGACGCTCATACCGGGCGCGCGTTTCCGCGAGTTCCCCGGCTACGGTCACCTCTTCTGGGACATCTGGGAAGACGTCGCCGCCGAGCTCGAGCGCTTCATAACCGGTGCCCAGGTCGCAACGGCGAGCGACCGCGTCCTCGCGACCATCCTGTTCATCGACATCGTCGGTTCGACCGAGCGCGTCGCCGCGGTCGGTGACGCCGTGTGGCGAAACTTGCTCGAGCGCTACTACGCGCTCGCGCGCCGGGAGCTCGTCGCGTTCGCGGGCGTCGAAGTGGACACGGCCGGCGACGGTCTGCTAGCGCGCTTCGACGGACCGGCCCGCGCCATCCGGTGCGCGCGCGCTATCCAGCGCGCCGCCGGCGAGCTGGGCCTCGAGCTACGGGCGGGCGTTCACACCGGTGAGGTCGAGCTCGCCGGAACCGCGATCCGCGGCATCGCGGTCCACACCGCATCACGTATCGCGTCGCTCGCCGGACCGGGCGAGGTCTATACGTCGAGCACGGTGCGCGACCTCGTCGCCGGCTCGGGCATCAACTTCACGGATCGCGGCGTACACACACTCAAGGGGATCCCGGAGCCTCGGCAGGTGCTCACGGTCGCGTAG
- a CDS encoding cytochrome c oxidase assembly protein, giving the protein MAYARGVRRMKRRRWSVWRTGVFFLGTLTLLLALAPALEVIAADLFSVHMLQHVLLTTIAPPLLFIGEPVRPLLLGLPDGIRARVVRPLARSGSVRGIVHFLRHPLVAVVLFVGGVYLWHWPALYDGAVEDARIHVLEHAHFFGAAMLFWSVVIDPMPFRGTLPYAARIIYLLLAGAAQNTLLGGILSFSTRPLYPHYAERTVRYGIDALTDQRIGGALMWVVGDAVFLLGVSLAFFRWLAHEEETQRRRERGTLHS; this is encoded by the coding sequence GTGGCGTATGCGCGCGGCGTGCGCCGGATGAAGCGCCGGCGGTGGTCGGTGTGGCGCACGGGAGTCTTCTTTCTCGGCACCCTGACGCTGCTGCTCGCGCTGGCGCCGGCGCTCGAGGTCATCGCCGCCGACCTGTTCAGCGTCCACATGCTCCAGCACGTTCTCCTCACGACGATCGCGCCGCCGCTCCTCTTCATCGGCGAGCCAGTGCGTCCGCTGCTGCTTGGCCTGCCTGATGGCATCCGCGCCCGCGTCGTGCGGCCGCTCGCGCGGAGCGGCTCCGTTCGCGGCATCGTCCATTTCCTCCGCCATCCGCTCGTCGCGGTCGTGCTCTTCGTCGGTGGCGTCTACCTGTGGCACTGGCCGGCGCTGTACGACGGCGCGGTGGAGGACGCGCGGATCCACGTCCTCGAGCACGCGCACTTCTTCGGCGCTGCGATGCTCTTCTGGAGCGTGGTCATCGACCCCATGCCCTTCCGCGGAACGCTGCCGTACGCGGCGCGGATCATCTATCTGCTGCTCGCCGGCGCCGCCCAGAACACGCTGCTCGGCGGCATCCTGTCGTTCTCGACCCGGCCGTTGTATCCGCACTACGCCGAACGCACCGTCCGATATGGCATCGACGCCCTGACCGATCAGCGGATCGGCGGTGCGCTCATGTGGGTGGTCGGTGACGCGGTGTTCCTGCTCGGCGTCTCGCTCGCGTTCTTCCGCTGGCTCGCGCACGAGGAGGAAACGCAGCGTCGCCGCGAGCGCGGTACGCTGCATTCGTGA
- a CDS encoding heme o synthase, producing MSFGPRYRALVYVTLALSFLVVVWGGVVRVSGSGLGCPDWPLCHGQFLPGLDTATRIEWFHRFIAIAGGLSLAALGLITVARFRRRSRVFALVIAAGVLYVLQAVLGGIVVLLELPNTWVTAHLANAEILLAVLTVLAVEVRWPELATRTRGAPWTAVLLAAAVGTFVLMLTGAYVRGADASTACTTWPLCDDGAFPAFGAPAIHMAHRWVAGVVGVVLLAACWQAWRHRREAPGLGSFAVMTAVAFVAQVAVGAANPLSGFSPWALGAHPALASLVWCLTVALTVIAWRPTMPSRELVSDMVALTKPAIMSLLLLTAIGAMFLAARGVPPFSLIAATIVGGAAASGGASALNHYFDRDIDELMRRTRRRPLPSHRVPDELAVGLGIVLNVIAFAVLALFANVLAAALATCGTLFYILVYTLWLKRSTVQNIVIGGAAGAIPPLVGWAAVTGSLDLEAWLLFAIIFFWTPAHFWALALLISDDYKRAGIPMLPVVRGEEATTWGILTYALSLVPLSLLLFLGGGLGPLYLVVAVGLGLVFVGWAVRLLRVAAARRRAVARGLYVYSLLYLALLFVVIMVDSSLRL from the coding sequence ATGAGCTTCGGCCCGCGCTACCGCGCCCTCGTGTATGTGACGCTCGCCCTGTCGTTCCTCGTCGTCGTCTGGGGCGGCGTCGTGCGCGTCAGCGGGTCCGGACTCGGCTGCCCGGATTGGCCGCTGTGCCATGGACAGTTCCTGCCAGGCCTCGACACGGCCACGCGCATCGAATGGTTCCATCGCTTCATCGCGATCGCCGGTGGCCTGAGCCTCGCGGCGCTCGGCCTCATCACGGTCGCGAGGTTCCGCCGGCGTTCACGCGTGTTCGCGCTCGTGATCGCGGCGGGCGTTCTCTACGTCCTGCAAGCGGTCCTCGGCGGGATCGTCGTCCTCCTCGAGCTCCCGAACACGTGGGTGACAGCGCATCTCGCGAACGCCGAGATCCTGCTCGCGGTCCTCACTGTCCTCGCCGTCGAGGTCCGCTGGCCGGAGCTTGCGACGCGCACTCGAGGCGCGCCGTGGACGGCGGTCCTGCTCGCAGCGGCGGTCGGCACGTTCGTCCTGATGCTCACCGGCGCGTACGTGCGCGGCGCCGACGCGAGCACCGCGTGCACGACGTGGCCCCTGTGCGACGACGGCGCGTTCCCGGCCTTCGGCGCACCCGCGATCCACATGGCGCACCGCTGGGTCGCGGGGGTCGTCGGTGTGGTGCTGCTCGCGGCGTGCTGGCAGGCGTGGCGTCACCGGCGCGAAGCGCCGGGGCTCGGATCATTCGCGGTCATGACCGCGGTCGCGTTCGTCGCACAGGTCGCCGTCGGCGCGGCGAATCCGCTCAGCGGTTTTTCCCCGTGGGCTCTTGGTGCCCACCCCGCACTGGCGTCGCTGGTGTGGTGTCTCACCGTCGCGCTGACCGTGATCGCCTGGCGTCCCACGATGCCGTCGCGCGAGCTCGTGTCGGACATGGTCGCGCTCACGAAGCCCGCGATCATGTCGCTGCTGCTGCTCACGGCGATCGGCGCGATGTTCCTCGCGGCGCGCGGCGTGCCTCCGTTCTCGCTGATCGCGGCGACGATCGTGGGCGGTGCGGCCGCGAGCGGTGGCGCGTCCGCGCTGAATCATTACTTCGACCGCGACATCGATGAGCTGATGCGCCGCACCCGCCGCAGGCCTTTGCCGTCGCATCGTGTCCCGGACGAGTTGGCCGTCGGCCTTGGGATCGTTCTCAACGTCATCGCGTTCGCCGTGCTCGCGCTGTTCGCGAATGTCCTCGCCGCAGCGCTCGCCACCTGTGGCACGCTCTTCTACATCCTCGTCTACACGCTGTGGCTCAAACGCTCGACGGTGCAGAACATCGTCATCGGTGGCGCTGCCGGCGCGATCCCGCCGCTCGTGGGATGGGCGGCGGTCACGGGCTCGCTCGACCTCGAGGCGTGGCTCCTGTTCGCGATCATCTTCTTCTGGACCCCCGCCCACTTCTGGGCGCTCGCGCTGCTCATCAGCGATGACTACAAGCGCGCCGGCATCCCGATGCTGCCGGTCGTGCGCGGCGAAGAGGCCACGACGTGGGGCATCTTGACGTACGCGCTCTCGCTCGTGCCGCTGTCGCTCCTCCTGTTCCTGGGTGGTGGCCTGGGACCGCTCTATCTCGTCGTCGCGGTCGGTCTCGGTCTTGTGTTCGTCGGCTGGGCCGTGCGACTGCTGCGCGTGGCCGCGGCACGGCGCCGCGCCGTCGCGCGCGGCCTGTACGTGTACTCACTCCTGTATCTCGCGCTGCTATTCGTCGTGATCATGGTGGACAGCTCACTACGGCTCTAG
- the ctaD gene encoding cytochrome c oxidase subunit I has translation MATAEQTFPVARPRYTGILEWITTVDHKKIGVLYLFTTFFFFLSGGLLALAMRTQLATPDGTVLTAQQYNAAFTMHGTTMVFLFVVPVWTGFANFIIPLQLGARDMAFPRLNALSYWLLLSGGVILYSSFIVGPPASGWTSYVPLSTKPFSPGFGQDLWIIGLTVLGFSSIFGALNMIVTIFSLRAPGMTFHRITLFAWSVLVTSFLLVLAMPFLTVAGVLLLFDRIAGTNFFGVGEGADPLLWQYLFWFFGHPEVYIMILPGFGVISEVLPVFSRKPIFGYKMIAYASVAIGFLSFGVFVHHMFVAGIDPALQIFFMSSTMLIAVPTGVKVFSWLGTIWGGSLRFKTPMLFALGFLAVFTIGGISGVFLGSVPVDIQLSDTYYVVAHIHYVLVGGALFSFFAAAFYWIPKITGRMMSERLGTIQFLIFFLGFNLAFYPMHQLGIEGMPRRTYHYVQSPEWGFLNLVATIGVYLIALSILVFIFNFVSSIVMKGGKIADDDPWEGDTLEWATSSPPPVYNFARIPVVHSARPLKEDVPH, from the coding sequence ATGGCCACCGCAGAACAGACCTTTCCGGTCGCGCGACCCCGTTACACGGGCATCCTCGAGTGGATCACCACCGTCGACCACAAGAAGATCGGGGTGCTCTACCTCTTCACGACGTTCTTCTTCTTCCTGTCAGGGGGTCTGCTCGCGCTCGCGATGCGCACGCAGCTCGCGACCCCCGACGGCACCGTGCTCACTGCGCAGCAGTACAACGCCGCGTTCACGATGCACGGGACGACCATGGTCTTCCTGTTCGTCGTGCCGGTCTGGACGGGTTTCGCGAACTTCATCATCCCCTTGCAGCTCGGCGCGCGCGACATGGCGTTCCCGCGCCTCAACGCGCTGTCCTACTGGCTCCTGCTCTCCGGCGGTGTGATCCTCTACTCGAGCTTCATCGTCGGTCCGCCCGCATCGGGCTGGACGTCGTACGTTCCACTGTCGACGAAGCCGTTCTCGCCGGGCTTCGGCCAGGACCTGTGGATCATCGGCCTCACCGTCCTCGGGTTCTCGTCGATCTTCGGCGCGCTCAACATGATCGTGACGATCTTCTCGCTCCGCGCGCCGGGCATGACGTTCCATCGCATCACGCTCTTCGCGTGGAGCGTCCTCGTGACGAGCTTCCTCCTGGTGCTGGCGATGCCGTTCCTCACCGTCGCGGGCGTGCTGCTGCTCTTCGATCGCATCGCGGGGACGAACTTCTTCGGCGTTGGTGAGGGCGCCGATCCGCTCCTGTGGCAGTACCTGTTCTGGTTCTTCGGGCACCCGGAGGTCTACATCATGATCCTCCCCGGCTTCGGAGTGATCAGCGAGGTCCTCCCGGTGTTCTCGCGGAAGCCGATCTTCGGCTACAAGATGATCGCGTACGCGTCGGTTGCGATCGGCTTCCTGTCGTTCGGCGTGTTCGTCCATCACATGTTCGTCGCCGGCATCGACCCGGCGCTGCAGATCTTCTTCATGTCGTCGACGATGCTCATCGCGGTGCCGACCGGCGTGAAGGTGTTCTCGTGGCTCGGCACGATCTGGGGCGGGTCGCTGCGTTTCAAGACACCGATGCTTTTCGCGCTCGGCTTCCTCGCCGTGTTCACTATCGGCGGCATCTCGGGCGTCTTCCTCGGATCTGTGCCGGTCGACATCCAGCTGTCGGACACCTACTACGTCGTCGCGCACATCCACTACGTGCTCGTCGGCGGCGCGCTCTTCTCGTTCTTCGCCGCCGCGTTCTACTGGATCCCGAAGATCACCGGGCGGATGATGAGCGAGCGCCTCGGGACGATCCAGTTCCTGATCTTCTTCCTCGGCTTCAACCTCGCGTTCTACCCCATGCACCAGCTCGGCATCGAGGGCATGCCCCGCCGCACGTATCACTACGTCCAGTCCCCCGAGTGGGGTTTCCTGAACCTCGTCGCGACGATCGGCGTCTACCTCATCGCGCTGTCGATCCTGGTCTTCATCTTCAACTTCGTGAGCAGCATCGTGATGAAGGGCGGCAAGATCGCGGACGACGACCCGTGGGAGGGCGACACCCTCGAATGGGCAACGAGCTCGCCGCCGCCTGTGTACAACTTCGCGCGCATTCCGGTCGTGCATAGCGCACGTCCGTTGAAGGAAGACGTGCCCCACTAG